The DNA segment CAGACTCTGCCATGTCCCGCTAATCCTGCACACCGAACACGGCACTGCCTTTCAGGAGAACCAACCCGCCTTCCAGCAATACTTTTTCCGGCAACTGGAAAAAGTGGGTAATTCGCTGGGGCACAAAGTGGTTTTCGTGAATCACTCCGACCGCGAAAACTGCCTGTCGCTGGGACTTTTGCCTGAAGAGAAGGCCCTTACAATCAACAACGCCCTGCCACCCGTCCAGGCGGAAAAACTGGCCCAGGTCGCCGCCGACCGGAAGTTTGATCCCGACAAACAGGATTTCGTGATCGGCTCCACCCTCCGTTTCACCACCCAGAAGAACGTGGTGAACATCACCGGGGCCGCTTGCCAGGCCTGCGCCCGGGAACCCGGTCTGCGCTTCATCCTGCTGGGCGATGGCGAATACCTGCAGCTTTGCCGCCAGATTGTGAGCTCGCACGGTCTCAATTCGCGGGTTCTGCTTCCCGGTTGGGAAGCAGACATCGGCAAATGGCTGCCCCTTTTCGATGCCTTCCTTCTCTATTCCAGATGGGAGGCACAGCCTTTCAGCATCATCGAAGCCATGCACGCGGGCCTGCCCATCCTGGGTTCGGATATTCCCTCCATCCGCGAATTGGTTGGCCCGGATTGCGGCTGGCTGGTCCCGCTGGATGACCAGACCGCTTTGATCAACTGCCTTGTGGAAGTTTCCCGCGACCGCGCCGATGCCTTCCAGAAAGGGCGAACGGCGGCCCAAACCATCAGCGGGATATGCTCTTACGAAAAGATGGTGGCCGGCTATCTGAAGCTTTACCGGGAAGGCGCGGGGGTCAGGAAATGACGCTGCTCACCGTCTTTCTCAGCCTGGGGATTTTTCTGCTCACGCATCTGCTGGTGCCGCTAAACATCAGGCTCTCCAAGCGTTTCGGCATCCTTGCCCTGCCCAACGAACGCAAGATCCACACCCAGGCCATCCCCGAGGCAGGGGGGCTGTCTTTTGCCCTGCCCATGATGTTGGCGCAGTTGGTGTTGGGATTGACCTTGCTGCCGGACCTCTCAGGCAGGATGATGCTGCAACTGGCTGGGGTGGAGGCGATAGCGCTGATTCTGGGCGTTATGGACGACCACCACGACAGCCGCGCCGGACTGAAACTATTATTCCAGACGATGATCGGCGTGGTGATGTACGCCATTGGCTTCCGCGTGGTTTCTCTTACCAATCCTTTTGGCGCGGAAATCGTTTTATACTGGGCTTCTTTCCCCGTCACCCTGCTCTGGTATCTGGTGGTGATGAACGCTGTGAACCTCATTGATGGCATCGACGGCCTGGCCAGCGGTATTTGCGTGATCGTTTGCGCTGTGCTGCTGAGCGTGGGCGTGAAGGAACACAACCTTTTGGTCACAGCGCTCTCAGCCTTTCTGCTGGCGGGAAACCTGGCTTTCCTGCGCTTCAATTTCCATCCCGCCAAGATCTTTCTGGGCGATACCGGCTCGCTGTTCAACGGCCTCGTGATCGCCGCTATATCCACCGCCGGGACCCAGCAATACAAAGGCATCACCTCAATGACGCTGATCATCCCGCTGTCTGTGCTGGCGATACCTCTGATCGACACCGCCTTGGCTGTTTTCCGCCGTCTGCGCCTGGGCAACATTTTCATAGCCGACAAAGCCCACCTGCATCATGCCATGCTGGGGCTGGGCCTTTCCC comes from the Candidatus Cloacimonadota bacterium genome and includes:
- a CDS encoding glycosyltransferase family 4 protein, coding for MTKLLHLQLLPLLSGVQNFSLHLLDGLPRDEFEIYVASAPGGDLVDAVRQRGYKHIPLRFLRHPISPLDATALAELLLLLGRHRFDIVHTNASKPGLLGRLAARLCHVPLILHTEHGTAFQENQPAFQQYFFRQLEKVGNSLGHKVVFVNHSDRENCLSLGLLPEEKALTINNALPPVQAEKLAQVAADRKFDPDKQDFVIGSTLRFTTQKNVVNITGAACQACAREPGLRFILLGDGEYLQLCRQIVSSHGLNSRVLLPGWEADIGKWLPLFDAFLLYSRWEAQPFSIIEAMHAGLPILGSDIPSIRELVGPDCGWLVPLDDQTALINCLVEVSRDRADAFQKGRTAAQTISGICSYEKMVAGYLKLYREGAGVRK
- a CDS encoding undecaprenyl/decaprenyl-phosphate alpha-N-acetylglucosaminyl 1-phosphate transferase, giving the protein MTLLTVFLSLGIFLLTHLLVPLNIRLSKRFGILALPNERKIHTQAIPEAGGLSFALPMMLAQLVLGLTLLPDLSGRMMLQLAGVEAIALILGVMDDHHDSRAGLKLLFQTMIGVVMYAIGFRVVSLTNPFGAEIVLYWASFPVTLLWYLVVMNAVNLIDGIDGLASGICVIVCAVLLSVGVKEHNLLVTALSAFLLAGNLAFLRFNFHPAKIFLGDTGSLFNGLVIAAISTAGTQQYKGITSMTLIIPLSVLAIPLIDTALAVFRRLRLGNIFIADKAHLHHAMLGLGLSQKAIALTAYVVTLLFGLIAIGFSFSTKRILFSVLFGLLVLGVILAYVLMRHGRKK